In a single window of the Pocillopora verrucosa isolate sample1 chromosome 4, ASM3666991v2, whole genome shotgun sequence genome:
- the LOC131772632 gene encoding uncharacterized protein translates to MTDVSGVFLNTVRGALVVAEAEISGKDGQINNISEALDDIRGLLAPISVRHFDNRTGFKHIVGDYFPMFQRQAMDWLKTFQRQMSPRCSVKHAWQVVVKEKLHRELFQILEAIVSRKNFEVIADRTRKNCVFAFTSRNRVRKVFSDCTDQNLSKNTFLKRKIKGNKRVEAIISSEKQFGIKYSYKKELITIDFHYGYWNEHDWPQHV, encoded by the coding sequence GTTCGTGGTGCGCTTGTAGTCGCAGAAGCTGAAATTTCGGGCAAAGATGGTCAAATTAATAACATAAGCGAAGCCCTAGATGATATAAGAGGGTTGTTGGCACCAATTTCGGTTCGACACTTCGATAACCGAACCGGTTTTAAGCACATCGTGGGAGATTATTTCCCAATGTTTCAAAGGCAAGCCATGGATTGGCTTAAGACATTTCAGCGACAAATGTCTCCACGATGTTCCGTCAAACACGCCTGGCAGGTAGTTGTGAAGGAAAAACTGCACAGAGAGCTCTTTCAAATTTTAGAAGCTATTGTTTCGCGGAAAAATTTCGAAGTTATAGCTGACCGAACACGAAAGAACTGTGTGTTTGCTTTCACCTCTCGTAACAGAGTGAGAAAGGTATTTTCTGATTGTACTGATCAAAATCTGAGTAAAAATacctttttgaaaagaaaaattaaaggtaaCAAACGCGTAGAAGCAATCATAAGTTCGGAAAAacaatttggaataaaataTTCCTACAAAAAAGAATTAATCACCATTGATTTTCATTATGGCTACTGGAATGAGCATGACTGGCCGCAGCATGTGTAA